In one Leishmania braziliensis MHOM/BR/75/M2904 complete genome, chromosome 32 genomic region, the following are encoded:
- a CDS encoding cyclic nucleotide-binding protein-like protein codes for MEPRKNTSVFLTSLVFYDERGQDTQEERDDSVGFLVPFRVPPMPRSITTHRYVSLNLLPSGRSGNSRTLMSWEKQIILARLQKNAPLDTEAFQRRLSCTKRRNGRQCIRQVLDRAEEAKQAAIVARETAFLQIEERRKCIFYKHQHLVEIKRREESLDRAIRWSTIVVCHVFLAALMQERRVQEAMNTLSFLMAPMVRRFLGLRARRRETEQLTRSHLSDIPFPYPHIIQSMSGTFFEGWPSVLLEKLVEKVKPCYLRKGSYLMHEGDVGRVMYMVTLGAVSIVLRKKGPDKRRTKDNSIGVLQIQAPCYAGEFALVCKEPRSASIICETDIGYWAVSPEDYEDVVKYLSPAVASKQREATDVRRRQNLQRFFPLHVAFLRNFPYFAQFSDNSLLRLIDSVEPIVLHDGDYLFREGEMNSSTYFVQDGVAVLRDHEGTQRKVLKGSCVGVFECSCGVNEPKRSSIVSVDYCDIWRLSREPLIEIGMSEPAALLHCRSAAKRDRASEMHKDKVALQFFRKDPYMSFCCPGSTLANLFEASTPTVFLNGERLALMGKTLNAVTVVMSGVLDITMSRNAEHTTVRVHVAPNAVSNATLRSASAPFRGLSRVIGAYEFASSLSQYVCTVTSVGLTEAFVIERAQLDTKVPVALRGMIHDTVSSRECVSRAYKLENAGLLYNDEALSFVRLYRELRNAERETRK; via the coding sequence ATGGAGCCGCGCAAGAACACTTCGGTATTCTTGACCAGCCTTGTCTTCTATGATGAGCGAGGGCAGGATACccaggaggagagggatgACTCCGTCGGCTTTCTTGTTCCATTCCGTGTCCCCCCGATGCCGCGTTCCATCACTACACATCGCTATGTGTCACTGAATCTTCTGCCGAGCGGCAGAAGTGGCAACTCTCGCACGTTAATGAGCTGGGAAAAGCAGATAATCCTCGCTCGACTGCAGAAAAATGCCCCTCTCGACACAGAGGCCTTTCAGCGACGTTTGTCATGTACGAAAAGACGAAACGGTCGCCAGTGCATTCGCCAGGTGCTCGAtagggcggaggaggcgaagcaggCGGCGATAGTGGCGAGAGAGACGGCCTTTCTGCAGATAGAGGAGCGGCGAAAGTGTATCTTCTACAAGCATCAACATTTAGTGGAGATCAAGCGACGTGAGGAATCTCTGGATCGGGCGATAAGGTGGTCTACCATCGTCGTCTGTCATGTCTTCCTGGCAGCCCTCATGCAGGAACGGCGGGTACAGGAGGCGATGAACACTCTTAGCTTCTTAATGGCGCCAATGGTTCGGCGTTTTCTCGGGCTGCGTGCGAGGCGCAGGGAGACAGAACAGCTGACGCGCAGCCACCTTAGCGATATCCCATTCCCCTACCCACATATCATTCAGAGCATGAGCGGCACGTTCTTTGAGGGCTGGccctcggtgctgctggagaagtTAGTGGAGAAGGTGAAACCGTGCTACCTGCGTAAGGGAAGCTATCTGATGCATGAGGGTGATGTGGGTCGTGTTATGTACATGGTCACCCTGGGGGCCGTATCAATTGTGCTTCGCAAAAAGGGGCCCGACAAGCGCCGCACAAAGGACAATTCGATCGGCGTCCTACAGATCCAGGCACCGTGCTACGCAGGTGAGTTCGCGCTAGTGTGCAAAGAGCCGCGTTCGGCATCCATCATCTGCGAGACGGACATCGGTTACTGGGCTGTCTCGCCGGAGGACTACGAGGACGTGGTGAAGTACCTAAGTCCGGCGGTAGCCAGCAAGCAACGGGAGGCCACAGATGTGCGTCGTCGCCAGAACCTCCAACGCTTTTTTCCTCTGCACGTGGCTTTCCTGCGCAACTTCCCGTACTTTGCACAATTTAGCGACAACAGCCTTTTGCGGTTGATCGACAGCGTCGAACCGATTGTCTTGCACGACGGGGACTACCTCTTTCGAGAGGGCGAGATGAACTCCTCAACCTACTTTGTGCAAGACGGGGTGGCAGTCCTGCGCGATCACGAAGGCACTCAGCGAAAGGTCTTGAAGGGAAGCTGTGTTGGTGTTTTCGAGTGCTCCTGCGGCGTCAACGAGCCGAAGCGCAGCTCCATTGTGAGCGTCGACTACTGTGACATATGGCGTCTGAGTCGGGAGCCGCTCATCGAGATAGGCATGAGCGAGCCAGCAGCACTTCTGCACTGCCGTAGTGCGGCCAAGAGGGACCGGGCATCAGAGATGCACAAAGACAAGGTGGCGCTGCAATTCTTCCGGAAAGACCCGTACATGTCCTTCTGCTGCCCTGGCTCCACACTCGCCAACCTTTTTGAGGCGAGCACCCCGACCGTCTTCCTCAACGGTGAGCGCCTCGCGCTCATGGGGAAAACCTTGAATGCCGTGACAGTGGTCATGAGCGGTGTGCTCGACATTACCATGTCGAGGAACGCAGAGCATACAACTGTCAGAGTGCATGTGGCACCTAACGCCGTCAGCAATGCAACTCTTCGAAGCGCCAGCGCCCCATTCCGCGGTCTGAGTCGCGTCATTGGGGCATACGAGTTTGCCTCGTCGCTCTCTCAATATGTGTGCACTGTGACGAGTGTTGGGTTGACAGAGGCCTTCGTCATCGAGCGGGCACAGCTGGACACAAAGGTTCCTGTTGCCCTCCGTGGTATGATACACGACACTGTCAGCAGCAGGGAGTGTGTAAGTCGCGCTTACAAACTGGAGAATGCGGGCTTGCTGTACAACGACGAAGCCTTGAGTTTCGTACGGCTTTACAGAGAACTGCGAAACGCCGAGCGTGAAACGCGTAAGTGA